A part of Saliniradius amylolyticus genomic DNA contains:
- the lptF gene encoding LPS export ABC transporter permease LptF produces the protein MLIFRYLLRETLKSSTAVFLVLMAIFILQKFVRVLAEASSGDIPAGLVLGFLALNIPVLASLILPLGLFLGIMLAHGRLYVDNEMAVMQACGISEWYVTRVMLVLSLILAALSAGLTLWLAPHALDVEYQLEEQLSAESGLTSLIPGRFQETGNQKAVLFVHEVSGEEGQLQRVFLAQQQSPESDQPMRIIYADTGEVEKQADGSEQLILKQGRQYEGQQQALDYRIIEFDRYQVQITEQSPQQQTRKLAAYSTPQLLQQDTLEATAEWQWRLAIPLSLPLLVLIAVPLSAVNPRQGRFGKLFPGLLLYLGYFMLLMAGRKVLENGKVPEVIGLWWVHGVVLVIGVVLVMKGRTTGVRLRARMKGGQRV, from the coding sequence GTGCTGATTTTCCGATATTTATTGAGAGAGACCCTGAAGTCCTCCACCGCCGTTTTCCTGGTTTTAATGGCGATTTTCATCCTGCAAAAGTTTGTGCGGGTACTGGCTGAGGCTTCCAGTGGTGATATTCCCGCCGGGCTGGTGCTGGGTTTTCTGGCGCTGAACATTCCGGTGCTGGCCTCGTTGATCTTACCGTTGGGCTTGTTTCTGGGCATCATGCTGGCGCACGGGCGCCTGTATGTGGACAACGAGATGGCGGTGATGCAGGCCTGCGGTATCAGTGAGTGGTATGTCACCCGTGTGATGCTGGTGCTGTCACTAATTCTGGCGGCACTCTCGGCTGGGTTGACCCTGTGGCTGGCGCCTCATGCGCTGGATGTCGAATATCAACTCGAGGAGCAACTTAGCGCCGAGTCAGGGTTGACCAGCTTGATTCCAGGGCGGTTCCAGGAAACCGGCAACCAAAAGGCGGTGCTGTTTGTGCATGAGGTGAGTGGCGAAGAAGGCCAACTGCAAAGGGTATTTCTGGCTCAGCAGCAGTCTCCCGAATCTGATCAACCCATGCGTATTATCTATGCTGATACCGGCGAGGTCGAAAAGCAGGCCGACGGCTCAGAGCAACTGATCCTCAAACAAGGGCGTCAGTACGAGGGCCAGCAACAGGCACTGGATTATCGCATCATTGAGTTTGACCGCTATCAGGTTCAAATTACCGAGCAGTCTCCTCAGCAACAAACCCGCAAACTCGCAGCCTATTCCACCCCCCAGCTATTGCAACAAGACACGCTGGAAGCCACAGCCGAATGGCAGTGGCGTCTGGCGATCCCGCTGAGCTTACCCTTGCTGGTGCTGATCGCGGTGCCGCTCAGTGCGGTCAATCCAAGGCAGGGGCGTTTTGGCAAGTTGTTTCCCGGCCTGCTGCTCTATCTGGGGTATTTTATGCTGCTGATGGCCGGGCGTAAGGTATTGGAGAACGGTAAAGTACCGGAAGTCATCGGCTTATGGTGGGTGCATGGCGTTGTGCTTGTGATTGGGGTGGTGCTGGTGATGAAAGGCCGGACTACTGGGGTGCGATTGCGGGCGCGGATGAAAGGAGGTCAGCGTGTTTAG